CATAGCAGATTGGTGATAGTATTCAATTTTCGATCACGGACGTTTTATTACAACTAAGTTCAAATCAAACAAGTGCCGGAACTCAAAAATATCTACATAATTTCGGTAAATCCTTAATGCCGACATTTGTTTGTGCTCAACAAAACTTATTAACAATACCAGAGAATAATGAAGCTTGAAATCAAGTAGAAATAAGTACCTAATTCGGAGGGGGGCATCCGGACAAAAAGATCTTGCCCAACAGAGTCGAATTGTTTTATATCAATGAGTTTGCCGAACCAAAGCAAACAGCCAGTTCCTCCTCCCCTAAcatccaaatttgcatatgcTGTGCAAGAGCAGTTTGTCAAACACATTTTCTTACATTCCTCGAGGGACATGGTATTATTGATCCGTGACGAAGATGTGTCTGGCAATTTCACCCGTATGAACTTCTGAAATTCATCTTGATTCGTACAATTCAATGGACTTTTACGAAGACATCCTGAAGACGTGTTTTTCATAGTCCAGTAGTCTCCTGGAGATTTTGGTACAAAAccttgcaagcatgaacataaaGGAACAGAATCAAGCTTGCAGAAAGCGAATGCACCACACAAATCGTAAGTGTCACAACGATCTGCTGGAGCAGAGTAAATCATGTTCCCGCTATGTGTTTTATCAATCCACAAGAACCGCTGCAAACCACCAGACAGGTTGAGTACCAATCTCGAATGCATCGAATCGCGCATGAGGTCGAATTTGTAATAGGCCTCACTATCATTGGACACAAATTCGATTTTAAATGCTTCATTAGGACTAAGTTCAGGACTCCCAGTAAAACCAAGGCCATTCCAAGACCCCAACCTATAGTGTGGAACACGACCTTTCCGAAGGACTAGTTGGGGGTATCCGCTATGATCTATGGAATACGAGAATTCACCTGGAGATGGATCCTCTGCGGCTTTCCATGAAGACAAAACCCTGTTTATACCTGTCTCTAAGTTCCATCCAAGCTTCATTCCTGGTAGTAAGGTGTTGCCTGGATAATCAAAACTCTGCCACACAAGGTTGCCCTCCGAGTTGTCATCATTTCCGTCTTTCACAACAAGGTTGCCGGACTCTAGGAGCTGAGCAACCGGGCTCCTTAGGGGTCTTGAAGTGAAATTAGATGACCACAGACTGCTATTTTTGTCACTGAAAAGAACAAGAACTCCTCCATGAGTGATGTTCAAAGCTCCAGAGAGATCAGTAAGTGGAGTTTCTCTGTTGGCCACCCACACAACAATTTGAGGAGATATTCCATTGTACCATATTCCAACGTATCGATTCTCCGAATTACCTGGGCTAAAGAATCCTAGTTCGAATGTTCCGCCGGAGGAAACAAGGGACTCTCCATCTCTGAGCGATACTGTCGGAGTGATGATATCTTTTGCAGCGGAGATGCTTGGAGAGAAGAGGAAAGATGATAAAACGAAAAGCATTGTAAAG
This window of the Malus domestica chromosome 03, GDT2T_hap1 genome carries:
- the LOC103429926 gene encoding G-type lectin S-receptor-like serine/threonine-protein kinase At4g27290; its protein translation is MEIFTMLFVLSSFLFSPSISAAKDIITPTVSLRDGESLVSSGGTFELGFFSPGNSENRYVGIWYNGISPQIVVWVANRETPLTDLSGALNITHGGVLVLFSDKNSSLWSSNFTSRPLRSPVAQLLESGNLVVKDGNDDNSEGNLVWQSFDYPGNTLLPGMKLGWNLETGINRVLSSWKAAEDPSPGEFSYSIDHSGYPQLVLRKGRVPHYRLGSWNGLGFTGSPELSPNEAFKIEFVSNDSEAYYKFDLMRDSMHSRLVLNLSGGLQRFLWIDKTHSGNMIYSAPADRCDTYDLCGAFAFCKLDSVPLCSCLQGFVPKSPGDYWTMKNTSSGCLRKSPLNCTNQDEFQKFIRVKLPDTSSSRINNTMSLEECKKMCLTNCSCTAYANLDVRGGGTGCLLWFGKLIDIKQFDSVGQDLFVRMPPSELDGAKRSKHSGVQRKVAIIVGSGAVVMGMLILGLVFYIQKKKSKARGNMKNIREKNFGFEGGSKDMELITFDLATVSRATDNFSDNNKLGQGGFGPVYKGILKEGQNIAVKRLSKYSGQGTKEFMNEVVLIAKLQHRNLVKLLGCCIEGDEKMLIYEYMPNKSLDYFIFDDTRSKFLNWDQLINIIGGIARGLLYLHQDSRLRIIHRDLKTSNVLLDKDMNPKISDFGTAREFGGDQTEENTNRVVGTYGYMSPEYVVDGLFSVKSDVYSFGVMVLEILSGKKNRGFHHPDHQLNLLGHAWILWIEGRPTEIMDEKLDGSCAPPEVSRCIHIALLCVQQQPEDRPNMASVVLMLGGEGSLPIPKQPGFFTERNSVEANASSPTKYESHSINEMSLTLLEARD